Genomic window (Halomicroarcula saliterrae):
TGATGCGCGAGAGCGTCGAGTCGCCCGCCGTCGACGTGACTTCGACTTCGAGGTAGCCCTCCTCGTTGATGGCGCCGGCGTACACCTCGTCACCTACCGTCTTGTCGACGGGAACGCTCTCGCCGGTAATCGGCGACTGGTCGACCGCGCTCTCGCCGTCGGTGACCGTGCCGTCGAGCGGGATCTTGTCTCCGGGGCGGACGACCACGGTCTCACCCACCTCCACCTCGTCAGCGGGCACTGTGACTTCCTCGCCGTCGCGCACGACGGTGGCCTCGTCGGGCGACAGCTCCATCAGCTCGCGCAGGGAGTCCCGCGCCCTATCCATCGCGTAGTCTTCGAGCAGCTCGGCAATGCTGAACAGGACGGCCAGCGTCGCCGCCTCGACGAAGTAACCGATACCGGTCGCCGCGATGATCGCCGTCCCCATCAGCAGGTCTATGTCGAGGCTTCGGTTCTTCGCGGAGTAGTACCCGCTGCGGACGACGGGGACGCCACTGGCGGCGACGGCGCCGAGGAACAGGATGTCGGCGACGTGAAGCGGGTAATCGAGGACGCTCGCCACCGCGACGTTCTGTGTCGTCAGGAGAAACTCGAAGAGGAGGCCGACCGTGACGAGTGCCGCGCCGAACCACGTCTTCTTCGCGCGGGGGCTCGTCCAAACCTCCGACGGCGGCGCGATGTCGACACCATCATCCGTTTCATCCGTCTCGTCGTCCGACCCTCCGACGACCTCGTAGCCGGCGGACTCAATCGCGTTGACCACGTCGGCCTCGCTGGTGCGATCGAGGTCGTACGTGACGTTGGCCGTGCCGGTCGTTGGCTGGAGCGTGGCGTCGACAACGCCGTCGACGCGCTGGAGGCTCTTGTCGACTTTCTGAGCGCAGGACGGACAGTCCATCTCGGGAACGACGAGGCGAGCGGTCAGCTCCCGTCGCTGGCCGTCCCCGCTCGCGTCCCCCGCTGTGTTCGGATTCTCTGTCATTACTTCACAGTAGGGGCGTCAGTTCGATAAGCCTTAGTTGGAATATTCCAAACCGAGAATCAGCGTGTTGCCGGGGTCTCTTCGGGCGACTTTTCGCCGGCGACGTGCTGCTTCGCCAAGTGTTCTTCCGCCCGACGGAGTCGGTAGGTGAGCGTCGATCGCGGCACTCCGAGATGCTCGGCCAGTTCGCCGACGTCGACCTCTCGGGGCGACTCGTAGTATCCGTGTTCAACGGCGGCCTGGAGTGCGGCCTCCTGATCTGGAGACAGACGATTTTGCCTCTCATCGACTCCCCCCACTGACGCTGTCATCTCCGTGGTTCGAAGCATCTCCATCTGGGCGCAGTCCCCGACGGCGACTTCGAGGGCGTCGAAGAACGCGGCTACATCGCCCTCTCCGGAGTGGATCAGCCGCCACGTGTAATGGCGACCCTCGTGACGGGTCTCGAACAGCACGCCATCGCCGAGGTGGTCGCGAGCGATGTGGGGGACAGATGCGCAGGAGGGGGTTCGCTCCCAGTCGGAGTACAGGACGAGTGTGTCGTCCATGCGGTCGAGAATGTGGGTGGTTTGGGTTGCGCCGCAGTCCTCGGTCACGAGGCAGTCGGCGTAGTAGTCGCTGGTGAGAAAGGCGTCCTCGATGGCGTCGAGTGCCTCCGGAGTACCGGTCGCGTGGTCGACCCGCCAGAGCTGCTCGGCAGTGGCGTGCAGCGAGAGCGAGCGGACCCGAGCGCCGGGGTGGTTGGCGAGGGCGTCCGCTACCCTGTTACACCCCGACTCGTATTCGAGGGCGAAAACGAGTTCGCGCATACTCACACGTAGAGGGTGGCTGGATATAACACGTCGGCTCGGAGCTTCCATCGTACTGATTGGAGTCCCACCAAATCGTAGTCTCATCTCTAGGCTGCCGAAAATAGTATAGCAGTATATGGTGTACACAATTTGAATTAGTCCAAAACGTCCTTTTTGATGCCTCAAGAGCCCTAATTCGAGCAATACGCGTTTGAGGCAAAGTGCTTACGTTTACTCCAATAAGCGTACTTTGTCCGACCAAAATCCCACGATGCATAGGACTCAATCCTATCCTCGATCGTGAATCCGACGGTGATCAGCCCAGTTGGTCAACCTGCGATGATAGATACTCTTGTAGAGCGCTGACCGTCTCTTCTCAGACAGCTGCTGCCCCGAAATCACTGCGATATCCGTGCTTGAATTCTTTCACTCGGTCATATTTCCAGTCCACGCTCAAGTTGCTCCTACAGCGCAGCCTCATCTCCTCGCCGCAGATGTGATATAGTACCCTTTGTTGTCGGCGAACCGTGGATAGTGACCGTTCGCTTGTGGGTTCTCGGGAACGACCTCGTCGTCAGTCATAGTTCGGCCTCGGTGAACGCCTGATCGATGACGTCCTCGCTGGGGGCGTTCAGGTAGGGCTCAATCGCCGCGAAAGAGTCCCACCCACCGACGGCCATCACGACACGGGGATTCATCTGTTCGTCGACGAGGAGCCGTTGAGCGAAGCGCCGGCGGAGATCGTGAGTCGAAACCTTCTCGAAGTCGTCATCATCGGTCGCGTCGGCTGCACGTGCAGCGGTTCGGCGCACGACGGCCCGGACACCCGGTTGAGACAGATCGATGTAGGGGTCGTTAGGTGCGATATTATGCTCGTTCTGGTAGCGCTGGAGCGCTCCCTCAACATCGCTCGGCAGATACGCGTCGCGAGGCTTTCCGCCGTTTCCGCCCGTGTCCTTGCCAGCGCGGACACGCAGTCGGTATTGCCCGCTCTCTGTTTCCTTCACGTCTTTCGGACGCACCTGCGGAATCTCGAACGCCCGCAACCCCACGAACGCGCCTAATTGGATGATGATGTCATCTCGTGTGCTGTTGGCGGCCCGACGGAGGTCCTCGATTTCCTGGTCGGTGAGCCACACCTTGTGTTCGTTCCCAGCTGTCGATTCGATACGCATTACGATTACTTATATTTCCGTTTGTAAAGTATCTAGTGGTTAGAAAAAGCGGGGGTATACACACCGGATTTCCGCTGTAAATCGCGGAATCTGTTACGACTTATCTAACAAGTCGTTACTGTATCGATATTCACACTGAGCGACGTTCCGGAAGGGTATCTTCCTGGCTTCAACCCCGCGCTTGAAGACTTAGGACCGGTCTCTACTCCTTCAGACGCTGAGGACTACTCGTTGTGGTAGATGTGAAGGTCGGCGAAGTCCTGCCAGTTCTGTAGGAGGTAGTCCCGCATCCGATAGAAGGAGTAGCCGTCATCAAGCCACACCTTCTTCTCTTCGTCGCTGTCAGGAGGTAGATACTCCTTGTCGAGATGTGGTTGACCGTGACGAGTATCCATCCCCACGATTTCGTCGTTTTCGTCGAGTGGTGACTCGGCTTTCTGGACGAGGGACCACCCGTAGTTTTCGGCGTCTTCTGTGGGATTGTAGTTATCGAAATCGGAGGGGTCGGGTTCGACATACCCGACAAGAAAGTAGTTGTCTCCCCGATAGTTTCCGAGGTCGATACTGTCAAATCGTTCCATCGACCATCACCTGTGCACCTGTCGCCGTTGCGTTTGTGTTCGTAATCATTCAACTCACCAGAGAATCCACTGCTCGCGCGCACCCGTCGCACCAGCATAGCACCCGCTCTGAATCTGGTGATTTCACGGTATAGAAGGCCGCTACTCAGACAGTAGATGGGTAGAACGCCGGCCGGCGTAGCAGAGATGCTCTCATTATACACAACGAGTGCTGGCCACTTAAATTTTTCGACAATATATTTAGAGACAAGATATTAGCTGAAAAGCCTAAATTCTGCACTATCGAAACACTCTTGACCGTTGCAGTTCTA
Coding sequences:
- a CDS encoding heavy metal translocating P-type ATPase, with translation MTENPNTAGDASGDGQRRELTARLVVPEMDCPSCAQKVDKSLQRVDGVVDATLQPTTGTANVTYDLDRTSEADVVNAIESAGYEVVGGSDDETDETDDGVDIAPPSEVWTSPRAKKTWFGAALVTVGLLFEFLLTTQNVAVASVLDYPLHVADILFLGAVAASGVPVVRSGYYSAKNRSLDIDLLMGTAIIAATGIGYFVEAATLAVLFSIAELLEDYAMDRARDSLRELMELSPDEATVVRDGEEVTVPADEVEVGETVVVRPGDKIPLDGTVTDGESAVDQSPITGESVPVDKTVGDEVYAGAINEEGYLEVEVTSTAGDSTLSRI
- a CDS encoding helix-turn-helix domain-containing protein, which translates into the protein MRELVFALEYESGCNRVADALANHPGARVRSLSLHATAEQLWRVDHATGTPEALDAIEDAFLTSDYYADCLVTEDCGATQTTHILDRMDDTLVLYSDWERTPSCASVPHIARDHLGDGVLFETRHEGRHYTWRLIHSGEGDVAAFFDALEVAVGDCAQMEMLRTTEMTASVGGVDERQNRLSPDQEAALQAAVEHGYYESPREVDVGELAEHLGVPRSTLTYRLRRAEEHLAKQHVAGEKSPEETPATR
- a CDS encoding site-specific integrase, producing MRIESTAGNEHKVWLTDQEIEDLRRAANSTRDDIIIQLGAFVGLRAFEIPQVRPKDVKETESGQYRLRVRAGKDTGGNGGKPRDAYLPSDVEGALQRYQNEHNIAPNDPYIDLSQPGVRAVVRRTAARAADATDDDDFEKVSTHDLRRRFAQRLLVDEQMNPRVVMAVGGWDSFAAIEPYLNAPSEDVIDQAFTEAEL